The window AATTACCGGGTTAACCTTTCCGGGCATAATAGAAGAGCCTGGCTGAACCTCTGGCAGCGCCAATTCGCCTATACCACACCGCGGACCACTCCCCAACCATCGAATATCATTCGATATTTTAGCAAGGCTACAAGCAATAGTTTTTAAAACGCCACTTAACTCCACAATTGCATCGCGAGCACTTTGGGCTTCAAAATGATTTGAAGCCTCGACAAATTTTATTCCTGTTCTCTTGCTGATCTCTTCAATAATCGTAGCTGGAAAATCGGGGTGCGCATTTAGGCCGGTTCCAACGGCTGTCCCTCCTTGTGCCAGCTCTAAAACGCTAGATAACGCCCTTTCCAATCGCTCGCGAGCATGATCGACCTGACTCTTATAGCCTCCAAATTCTTGCCCTAAGCGAATCGGCGTTGCGTCTTGCAAATGAGTTCGTCCGGTCTTAATAAACGCATCGAACTCAACGACCTTGCGAGATAAAGACAAGGACAATATTTCAAGTGCCGGCAACAAAGACGCCTTAATTTCCATAGCGGCCGCTAGGTGAATTGCTGTTGGAATGACATCATTGGAAGACTGACTCATGTTCACATGATCATTGGGATGAATAGTCACCTCGGCGTCCACTTCCTTGGCGCGATTGGCGATGACCTCATTTACATTCATATTAGTAGAAGTGCCCGAGCCAGTCTGGAAAATGTCGAGGACAAAATGAGCGTCTAGCTCACCTCTCTCAACCTCTTCGCTAACATTAACTATTAAATCCGCACGCGCGGAATCCAAGAGGTTTAGTTTCTTATTTGCAATCGCAGCAGAACGCTTAATAATACCTAAGGCTTTAAGCATTGGCCGCGAAAACCTAATACCGCTGATAGGAAAATTCTCTACCGCTCGCTGAGTTTGAGCACCATAGTAAGCATCAACCGGCACTTTCATTTCCCCCATAGAATCCCTCATAACGCGGTACTGTTTACTATCGCTCATATAACAAATCTCCTCCCATACTTAACTAAAGTTACTACGCACAAACTAACGAACAAAAGAATATCTATAATTCCAATAATTTGCAGCATTCAGCAATTCACTCAAAGGTTTTTAGGGAAATTACTTATGAATTATTCTTTTAGCAACATAAGCATCTAAAATCGCTACTGAATTTTATCATTATCAATCACATATCTGAGCTTAAGGGAATTCAATAATTTGTCGAAATTACATTAGAATAAACAAGTTTCTTTAACGCACTATCAGAGATATCTCAAAAATGAAGGCCAACAGCAAACCTGACACTGCCACAGTAGCGCGAAACACTAGTGGCAATGACGGTTCTTTGCAGCAAGCAGAGGACACAAAGCCTACCGAAGAAGGCAACGAAAACACATCGGTTGGTCAAGCTCTAAAAATAAAGCTACCCGCTAATCCGCAAGTGCTTGACGAAATTCGGGCTTTAGCTGCTGAACCAGCATTTCGGGTCGAAGTATTGGCATCATGCGTGAAGCGAGATCCGGTCATCATGCTAGAGCTGATAAGAGTAGCCAATTCCATGTATTTTAATCAGGGCCGACCGCCAATGACTACTGCTGAGACTGCGATAGTTCAACTTGGCTCCAAACAGTTAATAGAAATTGCAGACTCGATTGCGACCCATAAACAGTTTAGCGACGAGGAAACAGCAAATGCCTTTGAGTCGCTTAGAATTAAGGCACAAAAAATAGCTGCGGTAGCGCGTCT of the Deltaproteobacteria bacterium genome contains:
- a CDS encoding class II fumarate hydratase, yielding MSDSKQYRVMRDSMGEMKVPVDAYYGAQTQRAVENFPISGIRFSRPMLKALGIIKRSAAIANKKLNLLDSARADLIVNVSEEVERGELDAHFVLDIFQTGSGTSTNMNVNEVIANRAKEVDAEVTIHPNDHVNMSQSSNDVIPTAIHLAAAMEIKASLLPALEILSLSLSRKVVEFDAFIKTGRTHLQDATPIRLGQEFGGYKSQVDHARERLERALSSVLELAQGGTAVGTGLNAHPDFPATIIEEISKRTGIKFVEASNHFEAQSARDAIVELSGVLKTIACSLAKISNDIRWLGSGPRCGIGELALPEVQPGSSIMPGKVNPVIAESVLMACAQVIGNDAAITIGGYSGGNFELNVMMPLMAHNVLQSIMLLANSATNFARRCVDGIKANSERLLELAEASIAVVTALAPQIGYDEAASIAKEAYSTKASVREVALKRKVLSAEELDKALDLMSMTHPGL